ATCTATACCCGTCGACGTGAGGCGTGAGATAGGTCTCGACGAGGGTTCGAAGCTACTCGTGGTTTCGGAAGGCGACAGCATACTTCTCCGGAAGATCGACGAGTCGACCGTCGAAGAGTCAGTCGAAGATGTCCTTAAGCCGATGTGGGAGCAAGCTGAGGAAGAGGGAGTCTCAGACGAAGACGCTGAGGATCTGGTACACGAGACAAGGGGAGTTGAGGAGTGAGAGTAGTACCTGACACGAACGTCTATGTTTCGGCTACCCTCTCAGACGGCAGTCCTAGCCGAGTCTTGGAGTTAGCAGAGGCGGGAGAGATAGACATCTACATCTCACCGTTCATCTTCAGAGAGGTAGAGGATGTTCTAATGAGAGACAAGATACCGTTTGGAGAGGATCGAGTCGAGAAGTTCGTCGACAAGGTACTGAGTATG
The sequence above is drawn from the Candidatus Afararchaeum irisae genome and encodes:
- a CDS encoding AbrB/MazE/SpoVT family DNA-binding domain-containing protein, coding for MTDVDMVTVSSRGQISIPVDVRREIGLDEGSKLLVVSEGDSILLRKIDESTVEESVEDVLKPMWEQAEEEGVSDEDAEDLVHETRGVEE
- a CDS encoding putative toxin-antitoxin system toxin component, PIN family: MRVVPDTNVYVSATLSDGSPSRVLELAEAGEIDIYISPFIFREVEDVLMRDKIPFGEDRVEKFVDKVLSMSSVVSPNYTPEVIDDDPSDNHILACALESEAEYVVSGDRHLLEVEEYEGISIVEPAEFIGIVEWFTYTHC